One window of the Trifolium pratense cultivar HEN17-A07 linkage group LG2, ARS_RC_1.1, whole genome shotgun sequence genome contains the following:
- the LOC123906241 gene encoding triacylglycerol lipase OBL1-like, translating to MDPNSGKFSATRFLFLTHKNIGFFQLFGVLFSTTKLHTQNFVQCHELVEDESFDEYMYLVFLSILLQKLVQLFKYPLKYLGFTIELFLNLASGNCNIFHIILNFFQGKELVDTNSADYLSIVGHIDNRVELDKSIQRDDPKYNVALSMMASKAAYENKAFIRDTVQNHWKMEVVASGDYWNDYQGKATTQAFVLLDKSDNQDTYIVTFRGTELFDADQWSYDFDVSWLNLPGLGKTHDGFMKVLGLQKSNMGWPKEIETNPNHAPEAYYFIRDLLKKHLNENNKARFIVTGHSLGGALAILFPAILMMHEETLLLERLEGVYTFGQPRVGDDIFVEYMENNMKHNGIKYYRIVYNYDIVPRLPPDLKDILFKHFGICLYFDRDYNGKGSAISTNFVLQVTQIILPIKSIYL from the exons ATGGATCCTAATTCTGGCAAATTTTCAGCTACCCGTTTTTTGTTCTTGACACACAAAAATATTGGGTTCTTTCAACTATTTGGGGTCTTATTTAGTACTACTAAGTTACACACCCAAAACTTTGTCCAATGCCATGAGCTTGTTGAAGATGAAAGCTTCGATGAATACATGTATCTTGTATTTTTATCGATATTGTTACAAAAGTTGGTGCAGTTGTTTAAGTATCCATTGAAATATCTTGGCTTCACTATTGAGTTATTTTTGAACCTAGCTAGTGGCAACTGCAACATTTTCCATATCATTTTGAACTTTTTTCAAG GTAAGGAGTTAGTGGATACAAATTCAGCAGATTATTTGTCAATTGTTGGTCATATTGACAATAGAGTGGAGTTGGACAAAAGCATTCAACGTGATGACCCAAAATATAATGTTGCTTTGTCTATGATGGCTTCTAAAGCAGCTTATGAGAATAAAGCTTTTATAAGAGATACTGTTCAAAATCATTGGAAG ATGGAAGTGGTGGCAAGCGGCGACTACTGGAATG ATTATCAAGGAAAAGCTACAACTCAAGCTTTCGTCCTCCTAGATAAAAGCGATAACCAAGACACCTACATAGTAACTTTCAGAGGAACCGAACTCTTTGATGCTGATCAATGGTCTTATGATTTCGATGTCTCATGGTTGAATCTTCCCGGTTTGGGAAAAACCCATGATGGTTTCATGAAAGTCTTGGGTTTACAGAAAAGCAACATGGGTTGGCcaaaagaaattgaaacaaatcCTAACCATGCACCTGAAGCCTACTACTTCATTAGAGATTTACTAAAGAAGCATttgaatgaaaataataaagcaAGATTTATTGTAACAGGTCACAGTTTAGGTGGAGCTCTTGCTATTCTCTTTCCAGCAATATTGATGATGCATGAGGAAACACTTCTTTTAGAGAGACTTGAAGGGGTGTACACATTTGGTCAACCAAGAGTTGGAGATGATATATTTGTTGAGTACATGGAGAATAACATGAAACATAATGGTATTAAATATTACAGGATAGTTTACAACTATGATATTGTTCCTAGACTTCCTCCTGATCTTAAGGATATCTTGTTCAAGCACTTTGGGATATGTCTTTATTTTGATAGAGACTATAATGGCAAGGGATCTGCAATTTCAACTAATTTTGTTTTACAGGTGACTCAAATCATTTTACCAATCAAGTCCATTTATCTTTAA